A section of the Peptoanaerobacter stomatis genome encodes:
- the tnpA gene encoding IS200/IS605 family transposase yields the protein MDNNSLAHTKWECKYHLVFEPKYRRQIIYGKLKIEIGKILRELCERKGIEIIQAECCPDNIHMLVRIPPKYSASEIIGYLKGKSSLIIFDRHANLKYKYGNRHFWCRGYYVDTSGKNARKIQEYIKNQLEEDRLTEQLTMKEYIDPFTEL from the coding sequence GTGGACAATAATAGTTTAGCACATACAAAATGGGAATGCAAATATCATTTAGTATTTGAGCCAAAATATAGAAGACAAATAATATATGGAAAGTTAAAAATAGAAATAGGAAAGATATTAAGAGAGTTATGTGAAAGAAAAGGAATAGAAATAATACAAGCAGAATGTTGCCCTGATAACATACACATGTTGGTAAGAATACCACCAAAATACAGTGCATCAGAAATAATTGGGTATCTGAAAGGAAAAAGCAGCCTAATAATATTTGATAGACATGCGAATTTAAAATATAAATATGGAAACAGACATTTTTGGTGCAGAGGATATTATGTAGATACATCAGGAAAGAATGCGAGAAAGATACAAGAATATATAAAAAATCAGTTAGAAGAAGATAGGTTGACAGAACAGTTGACGATGAAAGAATATATAGACCCGTTTACGGAGTTATAG